A stretch of Malus sylvestris chromosome 11, drMalSylv7.2, whole genome shotgun sequence DNA encodes these proteins:
- the LOC126590109 gene encoding potassium transporter 5-like isoform X1, translating to MPDEEVVVENPTDIEGSQDHQEVSDRHDHHKDQLKGKRLSWQKLRRYDSLDLESRHFTAPHGHASKGADWSVIMHLAFQSIGIVYGDIGTSPLYVYASTFTKGINHGDDILGVLSLIIYTLTLIPLIKYVLIVLRANDNGDGGTFALYSLLCRYAKVGLTPSQQAEDRDVSNFQLDLPTKSVKRASRLKSSLENSPFAKVFLLFATMLGTSMVIGDGVLTPCMSVLSAVGGIKEATSAMTEGRVVLISVVILIALFMIQRFGTDKVGYSFAPIICIWFTMIGGIGVYNFIKFDPTVVKALNPQYIVDYFRRNKKDAWISLGGIVLAITGTEALFADVGHFTVRSIQISMCTVTYPALILAYTGQASFLRKHHLLVADTFYKSIPKPLYWPVFIVAVMASIIASQAMISGTFSIIQQSQSLGCFPRVKIVHTSTKYAGQVYIPEVNYLLMLACVGVTLGFRSTAKIGNAYGIAVVFVMTLTSSFLVLIMIMIWKTNIFLVISYVLVIGSVELLYLSSVLYKFDQGGYLPLAFATLLMFVMFVWNDVHRRKYYYELEHKISPERLKEIAVNANFSRMPGLAMFYSELVQGIPPIFNHYAANVPALHSVLVFVSIKSLPISKVPLEERFLFRQVEPKDLNVFRCVARYGYTDVRNENEPFEGLLVEKLKEFIKDNFWISQTNIMHSSVNGDTKLEIEEEFEDSTLANGGEKGKEDLKQQVDDHDKQQDLLDREIEAIDKAWRRGVVHLIGENEVTAAKGAGIAKRIVIDYAYNFLKRNLRQSDKVFDIPHKRLLKVGMTYEL from the exons ATGCCTGACGAAGAGGTAGTAGTGGAAAACCCTACAGATATTGAGGGAAGCCAAGATCATCAGGAAGTTTCTGATCGTCACGATCATCATAAGGATCAACTCAAAGGGAAGAGACTTTCATGGCAAAAGTTGCGAAGATACGACTCCTTGGACCTCGAGTCACGCCATTTCACAGCTCCCCACGGCCATGCCTCCAAG GGTGCGGACTGGTCGGTGATAATGCACTTGGCATTTCAGAGCATTGGAATAGTTTATGGGGACATTGGTACATCACCTCTCTATGTGTATGCGAGCACCTTCACCAAAGGCATCAACCATGGCGATGACATTTTGGGTGTTCTTTCTTTGATCATTTACACACTCACCTTAATCCCTTTGATTAAGTACGTTTTAATCGTCTTACGGGCCAATGATAACGGCGATG GAGGGACGTTCGCACTATACTCTTTGCTGTGTCGATATGCCAAGGTTGGTTTGACTCCGAGCCAACAAGCAGAGGATCGTGATGTTTCAAATTTTCAGCTTGACTTGCCTACCAAAAGTGTAAAGAGGGCATCAAGGCTTAAATCTTCATTGGAGAACAGCCCATTTGCCAAAGTCTTTCTACTATTCGCCACCATGCTTGGTACTTCAATGGTCATTGGTGATGGTGTCCTCACTCCTTGCATGTCAG TTCTGTCGGCTGTTGGAGGAATAAAAGAAGCCACATCTGCAATGACAGAAG GTCGGGTTGTTTTGATATCAGTAGTCATCTTGATTGCCCTATTCATGATTCAAAGATTTGGAACTGATAAAGTAGGCTACAGTTTTGCACCAATTATTTGCATTTGGTTTACCATGATTGGTGGAATTGGCGTCTACAACTTCATCAAGTTTGATCCGACGGTGGTCAAGGCTCTAAATCCACAATACATTGTAGATTACTTCAGGAGGAACAAAAAAGACGCTTGGATTTCTCTTGGTGGCATTGTCTTAGCCATAACAG GAACTGAAGCTTTATTTGCTGACGTGGGACACTTCACAGTACGATCCATTCAAATAAGTATGTGCACAGTTACTTATCCAGCTCTCATACTGGCATACACTGGACAAGCCTCTTTTCTTCGCAAGCACCATCTTCTTGTTGCAGATACCTTCTACAAGTCAATACCAA AGCCTTTGTATTGGCCTGTGTTTATAGTGGCTGTAATGGCATCGATCATAGCTAGTCAAGCTATGATTTCAGGGACTTTCTCTATAATCCAACAATCACAATCATTAGGATGTTTCCCTCGTGTGAAAATCGTGCACACATCAACCAAGTATGCCGGACAAGTTTATATTCCGGAAGTGAACTACCTTCTCATGTTAGCTTGTGTTGGAGTCACTTTAGGGTTTCGAAGCACTGCAAAGATTGGCAATGCATATG GTATAGCAGTGGTGTTTGTAATGACGCTTACATCATCCTTCCTAGTGCTAATCATGATCATGATATGGAAGACCAACATATTCCTCGTCATCTCATATGTTCTTGTTATTGGAAGTGTAGAGCTTCTATATCTAAGTTCAGTGCTCTACAAATTTGATCAGGGCGGATATCTTCCCCTCGCGTTTGCTACATTGTTGATGTTTGTAATGTTTGTGTGGAATGATGTGCATCGAAGAAAGTACTATTACGAGCTTGAACACAAAATTTCTCCCGAACGACTCAAGGAAATTGCTGTTAATGCAAACTTTTCTCGTATGCCTGGCCTCGCCATGTTCTATTCGGAACTTGTTCAAGGCATTCCGCCAATCTTCAATCATTACGCTGCTAATGTGCCTGCATTGCACTCCGTCCTTGTTTTTGTCTCAATCAAATCGTTGCCTATAAGCAAGGTTCCATTGGAAGAGCGCTTTCTTTTTCGGCAAGTAGAGCCTAAGGATCTGAATGTGTTCCGATGCGTTGCTAGATATGGGTACACCGATGTTCGCAATGAGAACGAACCCTTCGAAGGATTGTTGGTGGAGAAGTTGAAAGAGTTCATAAAGGATAATTTTTGGAtatctcaaacaaatattatgcACAGTAGCGTTAATGGGGATACCAAGTTggagatcgaggaagaattcgAAGACAGTACTTTGGCTAACGGtggagagaaaggaaaggaggATTTGAAGCAGCAAGTTGATGATCAT
- the LOC126590113 gene encoding wee1-like protein kinase, with protein sequence MSAGRLCLTQSFCPARFEIPKVSIFKYISKKNTDRVDSRETKKGMNRREMKGALPRLQLGETHHSAFSTSSSNPSRFQNLLEAGAADGNLPSSAPLGIDVDPSFDDREFILSQDFFCTPDYITPDNQPMVNGWDCSKLEDIPCPRSPEKSNTVKSKRRRQDQDDISLNPLSPTLFGNEPVVELEKDVFGMDEVVMEKPTATEPRKKQNYVSQSAVALRCRVMPPPCLKNPYLKDASEIGIDPFGNQRSKAFFPAFMGGNGLSRYCADFHEIEQIGSGYFSHVFKVLNRIDGCLYAVKRSMKQLHQDTERRKAMMEVQSLAALGSHENIVGYYSSWFENEQLHIQMELCDHSLSINKFCRPFKEGEILEALYQISKALQLIHGRGIAHLDVKPDNIYVKNGVYKLGDFGCATLLDNSLPIEEGDARYMPQEILNEKYDDLDKADIFSLGVAVYELIRGSPLPESGPQILNLREGKLPLLPGHSLQFQNLLKFMLDPNPVWRPSAKDLVENPIFDKVRRNGRA encoded by the exons ATGAGTGCAGGTAGACTCTGTTTGACTCAATCATTTTGTCCCGCGCGATTCGAAATCCCGAAAGTTTCGATTTTTAAATATATCAGCAAGAAGAACACTGACAGAGTCGATTCGAGGGAGACGAAAAAGGGGATGAATCGGAGGGAGATGAAGGGAGCGCTACCGAGGCTTCAGCTAGGGGAAACCCACCATTCGGCGTTTTCCACGTCATCATCGAACCCCTCTCGCTTCCAGAACCTTCTGGAAGCCGGAGCTGCCGACGGCAACCTTCCCTCCTCCGCTCCTCTCGGCATCGACGTTGACCCCAGTTTCGACGACCGGGAGTTCATACTCAGCCAAGACTTCTTCTG CACTCCCGATTATATCACACCGGATAATCAGCCTATGGTGAACGGCTGGGATTGCAGCAAG CTGGAAGATATCCCTTGCCCCAGATCACCGGAGAAGTCGAATACCGTTAAGTCGAAGAGGCGCAGGCAGGATCAGG ATGACATCTCATTGAATCCTCTCAGCCCTACGTTGTTCGGAAATGAGCCGGTAGTTGAGCTTGAGAAAGATGTTTTTGGCATGGATGAGGTTGTGATGGAGAAACCAACAGCAACAGAACCACGGAAGAAGCAAAATTATGTATCTCAATCTGCAGTGGCTTTACGCTGTCGTGTTATGCCTCCTCCGTGCTTGAAGAATCCTTATTTGAAGGATGCTTCAGAAATTGGCATTGATCCTTTTGGCAACCAAAGATCGAAGG CTTTCTTCCCTGCATTTATGGGCGGAAATGGCCTTTCGCGTTACTGTGCTGATTTTCATGAGATTGAG caaATCGGCAGTGGGTACTTCAGTCATGTATTCAAAGTCTTGAACAGAATTGATGGTTGTTTGTATGCAGTGAAACGTAGCATGAAGCAGTTGCATCAGGATACAGAAAG GAGAAAGGCTATGATGGAAGTTCAATCTTTGGCAGCTTTAG GGTCCCATGAAAACATTGTTGGATACTATTCGTCTTGGTTTGAAAATGAGCAGCTGCACATTCAGATGGAGTTATGTGATCACAGCCTATCCATCAACAAATTTTGCCGACCATTCAAAGAGGGGGAGATTTTAGAAGCCTTGTATCAG ATTTCAAAAGCGTTGCAGCTTATACACGGGCGAGGAATAGCTCACTTAGATGTAAAACCTGATAATATATATGTGAAGAATGGTGTTTATAAGCTTGGTGACTTTGGATGTGCAACTCTACTTGACAACAGCCTGCCAATTGAAGAGGGTGATGCTCGATATATGCCGCAAGAAATCCTGAATGAGAAATATGATGATCTTGATAAGGCCGATATCTTCTCCTTGGGAGTTGCTGTTTATGAGCTTATTAGAGGTTCACCTTTGCCAGAATCAGGACCtcaaattttaaatctcagggaGGGAAAGTTGCCACTCCTTCCTGGTCATTCGTTGCAATTTCAGAACTTACTCAAG TTCATGTTGGATCCAAATCCAGTCTGGAGGCCGTCAGCGAAAGATTTGGTCGAAAATCCAATTTTTGACAAGGTGCGGCGAAATGGACGAGCCTAG